From Thermodesulfovibrionales bacterium:
GTGAATTTCAGCAAGCCGCCAGGCGGCACGATGGCTGAAGAAACCAATCCTGACATCCTGCGAAAGATCAGCCCTGTGCCTTTGATCGGGACGCTCCCCTATCTCGCTGATCTCGGATACGACGCACTCTCACAAACTGCGTTGGGGGCAATCGATACGAAGCAGCTCCTCAAGGAACTCGGCTGGTCTCAGGGCACGATAAAATAAGTGTCCCAGCGATAATAAGTGCTGAGATCCTCCACCGGGGTCCCTGTCGGTGTCACCAGGGCATGAAGGTAGTACGTACCAGACGGCAGCGATCGTGAAAAAAGCGTTCCGAAGGGCACCGCATCAATCTGACCTAACGTATTGGAGCGCCACTTCACAATCCCGGCGGAGAGCAGCTGGACAAGATTGTCCTGTGTTATGAGGTAATAGGTATTTCCGACAGAGATTGCAAGGTAAATATCTACGGGTGCTGAGGAGGGCAGAAAACTGATATGGAGAGTCAATTCGCCATGAGCCATATCTCCAACGGCAAGAGGCCTATTTAAGGAGGGATCGGTGCTGAAGATGGGATCGGGGTTTTGAGGATAGGCATAACTGTCAGGTGCTGCGGGTAAAGGCAGTTTCATCTTCGGATAGAGGTAGGTGATACCGTTCATGTCGTCCTCACTCAAAGTCCTTTGACTCGTCCCTCCCATATCGGCATAAGCGAACATCGTCTTCTGAGAATCTCCCGGGCTATAGAGGTCATCCAGGCTCAGGGCATGGCCCAGCTCGTGAGTCAGCACGCCCTGAAGGTCATAGGCATGAGGCGAACCGTCCGTCGCCCACGCGTAATTTGTGTTAAACTTGATGTCACTCTCAAGGAGCTCTCCTGTATGAGGGTTATACCAGAATGAATTTTCTGCAAGCGTCCCGTCTGTTCCCATCTGGCCGAAACTGATGACATTGATGTTGTCGTTTATCTCAGCGTTCTTTGAGGTGGTCCCGCCGTAGAGAAAAGAGAAATCAGAGGTAGTTACGTATGTCCAGGTCTCCATGGCGGCCTGGATAGCCGGTATGCTGTTCTGGGGCCCACCCTGAGGATCGACAAGGTAAGCAGCCTGGAGCGAATTCCATTTCAGATCAAGACCTGAATCGGTCTTGATAACCATGAACGCTGAGGCGTCAAAAGACCAAGCATGGAGGAGAAGGACGAGCGTCAGGGAGACGAAGAAGAACGCTGAACTCTTCACTCTTTTACCCTCTTTATCTTCTCTATGAGGGCGTCAACAGGGATCACATAATCAATGGTGTCTCTTCCATCGATAACAGAGAAGCCGGTCTTCCGCGCAATCCTGTTTTCATCAACGGAGTATTTACCCTGTCCCTTGCCTACCGTGGTGTAAACGGTCCCGCCATTCCTGCCTGCTCCCGATCTGAGAAAGAGCAATACCTTCTCCTTTTTCCTGAGCGGCGCTACGTCTGAGACCCTGAGGCCGATATCACCGGTCTCCCCTCCAGGATACTCTACGACGATCCTTTTCTGAAGACTCCGACCTTTTATAACTTCGTTGACGAGGACGACGGCGCGGGTGAAGATACTTTTCCCATCACCAGTCCAGTGCGATGAAAGGGCCTCAACTTCTCCTGATACGACGATCTCAGATTGTTTCGCGAGGTCTTCTGTGGTCATGGCCTTCATGACCGCAAATGACGGAGACAAAAGACCGAGCACCGTGAGGAACAAGAGAGATAAAGAAACAGGGACTCTACGTTCCATCCTTACCTTGTTGTCCAGGTTGTCCAGGGCGATTTGTACATTCTTTTATTATAAGATGGCGTAAGTTTTTTATAAAGGTGAAAAACTACCCGGTCAGGGGCCCACGATTCGGCTAGCTCACATACTTCATAGACTTTGGGGCCGACGTCCGATTCGCAGGCAAGAGGCGGGGTTATTGGCGGGTCAGCTCATGGGGACCGTAAGTGTCTCTTCAGGACAGGCCGTTATTGGGACCATGTGGTCGGAAAATCACCGGCGGCTATTCTCTTGCCGAAAAGATGATGACGGTTCCGGCACGACAATGGATGAATCGTATGTCTACAAAGACGTTTTAAATGGTATCACATAGTAGCCCGGTGAGACCTTGTATTGATCCAGAAGGGCCATGAGAACAGCTCCTGACTGAAAAGAGGAGTCTGTCATCAGCTCGAGAGTTAGATTCAGGCTCTTTCCCACCGCTCTTCCCTTAATCCGTGCATAGACGCCCTTGCCCTGGAGGCTAAAGGATTGTACCTCTATCGCTGTGCCCTTTATGGAGATGAGGGACTTGATTTGACTGAATATCTCGAGGGGGAGAAAGAAACCACCGATTGATGCATTCCTGAACTGAGCGTTGTCGACTATGAGTCGAAGCTCTCCGGCCCCGTCTCTCAGGTGCAGATACCCAGAGAGAGTGCCTTCACCCTGAAGGCCGATAAGGTCAAGGACAGGGAGGCCCTTTACCGGGATGTCGCTGCCTTTCAGTCTGACCGGCCCCTTGACCGTGAGACCTATCGTACCGGTCACCGTGCCGCCATGAAGATGAGAATCCAGACTTAACTGAGGGTTCAGTCTCAATACCGAGGGGATCATAATGGTTCCATGAACTCCGTCAAGAATCAGGAGCGGGGATTCTGAAGTTGGCGGACTGTCTGGCTGACTTTCTGAAGTGGCCTTATTCCCAGGAGTCCCTCTCTTCAAGATGGAGAGCTTCTCAGCGTCGAAGCTGTAAAAAAGGCCTTTTCTGAAACCCTCAATCTTTAGAGAGATCTCTTCTCCTGAGATGGAACTCTCAATGAGATCTATGATGAATCTATCCGGTATGACAAACCAAAAGCCGGTGACGACAAGCAAAAGAACCGCGACGATGAGCGCGTATTTTTTCACTTCTTGACAAAGAGTGAAAGGGAGATCGTTACATTGAGAAGTTCAGGATTCTCAAAAGTCTTTTTTACGGCGATCCTCTTGACCGAAAGCATAACAGGGGCTTCATCTATCTTATAAAGGAGGTTGACCAGTTCGTTTAACGTGATCTTCTCTATCTGGGCCTCTGCACTTTCTTCGGTGCCGCCGCTCACCTCCCTGCTTCCTGTGGCCTTCACCGATTTCACTTTTCCCTGCAGCCCCAATGAACCTGATATGTCATCGAGGGCCTGAGGTACGCCATTCACTCTTGTGAGAGACTTCCGCTGTTCAAGGG
This genomic window contains:
- a CDS encoding matrixin family metalloprotease, which gives rise to MKSSAFFFVSLTLVLLLHAWSFDASAFMVIKTDSGLDLKWNSLQAAYLVDPQGGPQNSIPAIQAAMETWTYVTTSDFSFLYGGTTSKNAEINDNINVISFGQMGTDGTLAENSFWYNPHTGELLESDIKFNTNYAWATDGSPHAYDLQGVLTHELGHALSLDDLYSPGDSQKTMFAYADMGGTSQRTLSEDDMNGITYLYPKMKLPLPAAPDSYAYPQNPDPIFSTDPSLNRPLAVGDMAHGELTLHISFLPSSAPVDIYLAISVGNTYYLITQDNLVQLLSAGIVKWRSNTLGQIDAVPFGTLFSRSLPSGTYYLHALVTPTGTPVEDLSTYYRWDTYFIVP
- the gspN gene encoding type II secretion system protein GspN, which translates into the protein MKKYALIVAVLLLVVTGFWFVIPDRFIIDLIESSISGEEISLKIEGFRKGLFYSFDAEKLSILKRGTPGNKATSESQPDSPPTSESPLLILDGVHGTIMIPSVLRLNPQLSLDSHLHGGTVTGTIGLTVKGPVRLKGSDIPVKGLPVLDLIGLQGEGTLSGYLHLRDGAGELRLIVDNAQFRNASIGGFFLPLEIFSQIKSLISIKGTAIEVQSFSLQGKGVYARIKGRAVGKSLNLTLELMTDSSFQSGAVLMALLDQYKVSPGYYVIPFKTSL